The window TATAAATTAAATTAAAATTTAGGAGGAAAAATTAGTGCTTATCGGATATGCAAGAGTTTCTACAGAAGAACAGAATTTAAATTTTCAGAAAGATGCTTTACATAAAGCGGGATGTGAAAAATTATTTTCAGAAAGATTAAGTGGAATTAAAAAAGAAAGACCTAAATTAAGAGAGGCTTTAAACTATGCTAAAAATGGAGATACTATTTTAGTATGGCGGCTTGATAGATTAAGTAGATCTTTAAAAGATTTAATAGAAATATCAACTTTTTTAGAAAAAAAAGGAATTAATTTAAGAACTTTACAAGAACATATTGATACTAAATCAATATCTGGAAAATTTTTTTTTCATATTTTTGGAGCTTTCGCGGAATTTGAAAGTTCATTAATAAGAGAAAGAACAATAGCAGGTTTGAAAGCTGCAAAAAAAAGAGGAAAAATAGGGGGAAGACCAAATATTTTAAATAAGAAAAAAAAAGAAATTTTAATTAAATTATATAGGAAAAAAAATTATACTATATCA is drawn from Buchnera aphidicola (Mindarus abietinus) and contains these coding sequences:
- a CDS encoding recombinase family protein; amino-acid sequence: MLIGYARVSTEEQNLNFQKDALHKAGCEKLFSERLSGIKKERPKLREALNYAKNGDTILVWRLDRLSRSLKDLIEISTFLEKKGINLRTLQEHIDTKSISGKFFFHIFGAFAEFESSLIRERTIAGLKAAKKRGKIGGRPNILNKKKKEILIKLYRKKNYTISKICEIMKISRPTLYKYTQSTIRRKEKIYS